The DNA region GCGAGGTGCCCGAGGTGGGTGAAGGTCTCGAAGACGCTGCCCGCGTCGCCGAAGGCGACGGGGTCGTAGAGGGGGACGTCGCGCAGCCACAGCGCGGCGAAGCCGAGCCGGTCGGCGAGCCGGGCGAGCCGGGTCTGCGCGGTCAGGTCGGGGACGCCGAAGGGCCGGCCGGCCGCGCGGTCGGCGCGGCCGCGCTCGACGCCCCAGTCGTTGTCGAGGGGCAGTTCGAGACCGAGAGTGAGGCGCCCGGCGGCGGGAGCCAGCCGGGCGAGGGAGGGGTGCGGGGTGGGCACGGGGGGCCTTCCGGACGTCCGCGCTCGCGCCCGGGCCCCGGCCCCGTTCCGGACGGGCGGCCCGGAACGGGGGCCGCGGCACGCGAGCGCGAGCCGGCAGGGGAGGGAACGGGGGAGGGCGTGGGGGTGAGGGATGCGCCCGGTGGGGCGCACGGGGTCAGTTCAGCTCGTCGGGGTGCGGGCCGGTGCGCAGGCCGCGGTCGAGACCGGCTATCGACGCCATCTCCTCGTCCGACAGGACGAAGTCGAACACGTCGAAGTTGGCGCGGATCCGGGCCGGGGTCACCGACTTGGGGATGACCACGTTGCCGAGCTGCAGGTGCCAGCGGATGACGACCTGCGCCGGCGACTTGCCGTGGGCGGCGGCGATCGCGGTGATCGCCGGGTCGTCCAGGACCGCGCCCTGCGCCAGCGGGCTCCACGCCTCGGTGACGATCCCGTGCTCGCCGTGGAAGGCGCGCAGCTCGGACTGCTGCAGCGCGGGGTGCAGCTCGATCTGGTTGACGGCCGGGGTCAGCGCGGAGCCCTCCGTCAGCCGGCGCAGGTGCGCGGGCTGGAAGTTGGAGACGCCGGCGGCACGGATCCGGCCCTCCTCGGCGAGCCGCTCCAGGGCACGCCAGGAGTCGCGGTACAGGTCACGGGCCGGGGCCGGCCAGTGGATCAGGTACAGGTCGACGTAGTCCAGGCCGAGCTTGGCCAGGCTGGCGTCGAAGGCGCGCAGGGTGGCGTCGTAGCCCTGGTCGGCGTTCCACAGTTTGGTGGTGACGAACAGCTCCTCGCGGGCCAGCCCGGAGGCGCCGAGGGCACGGCCGACACCGGCCTCGTTGCCGTAGATGGCGGCGGTGTCGATGCTGCGGTAGCCGGCCTCGAGGGCGGCGGAGACGGCGGCGGTGGTCGCGTCGTCGGCGACCTGGAAGACGCCGAAGCCGAGCTGCGGGATCTCGACGCCGTTGTTCAGCTTCACGGTGGGGGTGCTCATGGTGGTGTGTTTCCTTACGCGGTGCGGTCGGTCAGGGTGTAGCGGACGGTCTGGGCGCTGATGAGCCCGTCGCGGAAGACGAAGGTGTCGACGCCGTCGGTGACCTCGTGGGCGCTGCCGGCGGCGATCCACTGCAGGAACAGCACGTCCCCGGCGAACCGCGGGGTCAGCCGCCAGTCGGCGTCGGGCAGGTCGGCGAGCAGCCGGCCGATGCCCTCGCGGACTCCCGCGCGTCCGGTGAGGACGCCCTCGGGGGTGAGGAAGACGGCGTCCTCCGTGTAGTTCTCGCTGATGCGGTCCAGGTCACCGGTGCCGAGGCGCCGGCCGTGGTCGGCGAAGACCTCTTGCGGGGTGCGGGTGGGGAGGGTGCTCATGGCGCGGCTCCTGCCGTGGGTGTCGGGGGGATCAGTGGTGTACGGGGACGGGCGCGGGGGCCGCGGTGGCGTCGGCCCGGTCCGCGCCGGTGTCCTTCGCCGGGGCCCGGCGCTCGAGGGCCGCCGACCAGAAGGCGAGGAGCAGCGCGGCGGCGGCCAGGGCGGCGCCGACCCAGTTCGGGGCCGTGTAGCCGAGACCGGCGGAGATGACGAGCCCGCCGAGCCACGCGGCGAGCGCGTTGCCGAGGTTGAAGGCGCCGATGTTCACGGCCGAGGCCAGCGTCGGCGCGCCGTGCGCCTGGTCCAGGACCCGCTTCTGTAGCGGCGGCACGGTCGCGAAGCCGAGTGCCCCGACGAGCAGGATGGTGAGCGCGGCCAGGACCTTGTGGTGCGCGGTCACGGTGAACAGGGTCAGCACGACCGCGAGGCCGCCGAGCGTGACGTACAGCAGCGGCATCAGCGCCCGGTCGGCGAAGCGTCCGCCGAGCAGGTTGCCCAGGAACATGCCGATGCCGAACAGCACGAGCAGCCAGGTCACGGCGCCGTCCGAGTAGCCGGCGGCGTGCGTCATCATCGGCGCGATGTAGGTGATCGCGGTGAAGACACCGCCGAAGCCGAGCACGGTCATCGCCATCGCGAGCAGCACCTGCGGGTTGCGGAAGGCGGTCAGCTCTCGGCCGAGGCGCGCGCCCTCGGGACGCGGCATGGCGGGCACGAGGCGGGCGATGCCGAGCAGCCCGAGCACGCCGAGCGCGGCGACGACGGCGAAGGTGGTGCGCCAGCCCACCGCCTGCCCGATGAACGTGCCCAGCGGCACGCCGACGATGTTGGCGACGGTCAGGCCGGTGAACATGGTGGCGATGGCGCCGGCCTTCTTCTCGGGGGCGACGAGGCCGGCCGCGACGACGGAGCCGATGCCGAAGAACGAACCGTGGGCGAGCGAGGCGACCACGCGGCCGGTCAGCATCAGACCGAAGGTCGGCGCGAGGGCGGAGAGCGTGTTGCCCAGCACGAACAGGCCCATCAGCAGCATGAGCATCCGCTTCCGGCTCACCTTGTTGCCGAGCACGGTGAGCAGCGGCGCGCCGAGGACGACACCGAGCGCGTAACCGGTGACCAGCAGTCCCGCGGTGGGGATGGTGACGCCGTAGTCGCCGGCTATCTCGGGCAGCAGCCCCATGACCACGAACTCGGTCGTTCCCACCGCGAATGCCCCGAGTGCCAGGGCGAGGAGCGCGAGCGGCATGGCTCCGTCCTTCCGTACTTGCTTGATGGAGCTCCTTACGTGCTGAAACAATAATTGCATACGCGTCATGATTGCAAGCGCGGGTTGATTGCTTCCGCGGGCGGTGTGGACTGCCGTCGGGCGCAGTCGGACGCGGCACACATCGGCGTCCGTGCAGTCGGCCGGATCATGGTCCGAGACCGGTCCGGATCGTCACGGTCTCTCGAACGCCTGCCGCAACGATTGCTCGACGCGGTCGCGGCCCCGGGCGTCGAGGGGCTTCATCACGCAGAGGCGGATGGTGTCGGCCCGTGCGGCCGAGACCCAGAGCCCGGATTCCCGGAGGCGCGCGGACCAGGCCCGCGGGTCGCCGGTGCCGGGTGCGCCGGGGTTGAGGTTCAGGATCGCGAGGTCGGGCGCGTACGCGCTGGTCGGTCCCGGCGCGACCGACCCGAGCGGTGCGGTGAAGGCCTGGTGGAGGTGGCGGGCGGTGCCGAGGCAGCCGGCGAGCAGCCGTCCGTACCCGCCCGTGTGCAGTCCGCCGAGCCGGTGGGCGGCCCACACGGCCGCCGCGGCGGCGCCGGGGCGGGCGCCTTCGAGGGTGTACGGGGCGAAGGGGAGTCCACCGTCCGGCCGCGGCTCGCCGAAGCAGCCGTCACGGGTGGCCACGACGGCGAGGGCCCGTCGGTCCCGGACGACCAGCGCACCGGCCGGGTACGGCGCCTGCCCGCACTTGTGCGGGTCCACGGTCACCGAGTCGGCATGGGGCAGCGCCTGGAGGGCGGCGGCCACCTCGGGCTTCAGCGGGCGGGCGTCCGTGTCCTCGACGTCGAGGACCGTACGGAAGTAGCCCCCGTACGCGGCATCGACGTGGACGGGGAACCCGGCCCCGAACCGGCGCTCGCACGCGGTGCGGATCCGGAGGACGCCCGCCAGGTCGTCGACGGCTCCCTCCGCCGTCGTGCCGACCGTGACGACCACCGCGGCGATGGGCCGTCCGGCCGCGATCAGCCGCTCGACACGGGCCCGGAGGTCCGTGAGATCCATGCGGTGGTGCCGGTCGACGCCCACCTGCTCGACCCGGTCCTCGGCGAAGCCCAGGAGGTCGGCGGCCTTGGCCCACGCGTAGTGCGCGGTGCGGCCGACGAGCAGCGCCGCGTTCCCGGCCGGCGCCCGGAGCCGTCGTACCTCGTGCAGTGCGCCTCGCGCCGCCAGCCGCTCGACGAGGTCCAGGACGGACGGCACCGGGAGGTTGGCCAGACGTGCGGGGGACACGTCCGCGAGGAGGTCGCGGCCGGCCGGGTGGCGTGCGGCGGCGGGCGCGAGCGCGGTCAGGTTGCGGGCGATCCACAGCGCCTCGTACCCGGCGGCGTGCGCCCCCGAGCACAGATGGGCCCAGCCGCTGCCGGGCGCGTGCCCGACCAGCCGGCACAGGTCGTCCGCGACCTCGTACTCCAGCTCCGTGGTCACGGGCGAGGTCTCGGGCGCGATGTTGTTGGGGTTGTAGAGCAGGGCGCACAGATAGGCCAGCGTGACGGCGACCGGGGTGTCCCCGGTCATGTGGGCGAGGTAGCCGGGCGCGGGCCAGGGCGTCGACCGCTCGGCCATGCGGCGGGAGAGGTCCCGCAACAGGGCCCGTACGCCCTCGTCGGCGCGGACCGGAGCACCGCCGACGGACCGGTGCCAGCGCAGGTAGTCGCGGACCAGTTCGGCCGCGATCCGCTCCGTCACCGCAGGATGTGGGCGGCGATGCGGTCGTGGGCCAACTCCAGCTGGTCCCAGGCGCGTTCGCAGATCCGCAGCAACTCCGGGAACTCGTCGGCCGACAGCGTGCGCAGATGGTCGCGGCCGAGGGCGCTGTGGTCCTCGTCGACGGCGGCGTGCAGGTCGAAGTAGGAGTCCTCGGGCCTTCCGGCATGCGGGAAGGCGACGCGCGTGCGGTCGCCGAAGACCTCGCAGCTGGACTCCACCACCATGTGCACGATGACGATCCTGGCCGCTTCGCCCGCGCGGAGCATCTGGCCGACGAACCAGTTTCCCGCCGCCTCCAGGATCGGGTCGTAGACCTCCTCCGTGACACCGTGGCGCTCCCGCAGCAGGACGTCGTGTCCGAACTCCTCGCGCAGGTGGCCGGCGTAGAGCTCGCTGAGACGGGGGTCGGCGCAGAACGCCTGGCGGGCGTAGAGCATCCGCTGGAAGGCGCGGGACCAGACATAGAGGGCGGACAGGAAGCGGGCGCGGGCGGCCGGGTCGCGTGCCACGGTCCCGTCGTCGAAGGGTGTGAAGAGCCGGTGGGAGGAGTAGCGGCGCAGCCGCTCGGAGTTGAGCCGCTCCAGCTCCTCATAACCCGACGACGACGCCTGCCCCGTCCCCGCGAAGCGGACCCGGGCGCGCCCCTCGTCCTCGTAAAGACCCGCTCCCTCGAACTGCACCGAAAGCCCGTGGAAGACCTCGCCCGGTCCGGTCTCGAACCCGTGCCGGGCACCGGCCGGCACACACACCGTGTCGCCCTCCCGCAGCAGCTGCTCCTGGTCACCGATCAGGCGGACGCTGCCACGGCAGACCAGGATCATCGACGTGACGGGGTGTTCGTGGACGTCGAGCCGCTCCCCGTCGTGCAGACGTACCCAGGCGAGCGAGAAACGGCCGTGCTCGGGAAGGAACCGGGCCAGGTCCTCGTGTCGCCGGAAGTCCCGCTGCTCACCGAGGAGATGGCGCTCTCCGGCGATGTCGACGGACGTGATGGCCCGGATGTCGCAGCGGGCGACGGTGAAGGGCGCAGGGCACTCCTGAGCCGGGTGCGGCAGCGCGTCGGTACGGGGCAGGGAGAGCTGGTCGGTCATGGTGTCCTTCGTCTCTTACGGGGCGGGGTGCGGGGACGCGAGCGCGGCGACCAGGTGGCGGTTCTCGTCCGGGCGGCCGACCGAGATCCGCACGTGCTCGCGCAGGCCGTCCGGTTCGACGACGGCAGCGAGCCGGGCGCGGGCCAGTGCGGCGGCCACCCGGGCGGTGTCCGTGACGTGGGCGGTGACGAATCCGGCGTCGGCCGCGACGTGCGTGACGAACGGGGAGCGTGCCAGAGCCGCCGCCAGCCGATCGCGTTCGGCGACGAAGAGCGAGATCCTGCGGCCCAGTTCGGCGGGGCGGGACAGTTCGGCGAGGGCGCGGTCGACCACCTCGCAGGGCACGGGGAAGGGCGCCTGCGCGCTGCGCAGGGCGGTGACGGGGGCCGGGTCGGCGAGGATCGCGCCGAGCCGCAGGCCGGCCATGCCGAGTCCCTTGGACAGGGAGCGCAGCACGAGGAGCCGGGGGTGGGCGGGGATACGGTGCCGGTGGGAGGGCCCGGGTGCCACCTCCGCGTACGTCTCGTCGATGACGACCAGACCGGGGAAGCCGTCGAGGAGCGCGGCGACGTCGCTCCCGCGCAGCCGGGTACCGGTCGGGTTGCCCGGGTCGCAGAGGAGGATGCCCTTGACGGGCAGACCCAGCAGGCCCGCCACGTCGAGCCGGTCATGGCGGGTGCCGCGCAGCGGCACGTGGTGGCGGGGGAGACCGTGCAGGGCAGCGAGGCGGTCGAAGAAGCCGAAGACCGGCGGGGTGGTCGCGACGGCGTCGACGCCCGGTTCGAAGAAGGTGCGCAGGACCAGTTCCAGGGCGTCGACCGCGCCCCGGGTGAGGACGACGTGCCCGGGCTCCTGCGCGCCGGCCCGGCCGTCGGGGGAGGGGTCGAGCTGGTCGAGGGCGGCGAGGTAGGCGGCGGCCAGCGGGTCGAGGCCGGTGTCGGGATAGCGGAAGCAGTCGCCGCCGAAGGTGTTCTCGTTGAAGCGGAGGTTCACCTCGCCGCGATGCTCCGGGCGGGGCGAGAAGGGGCCGGCGGGCGGCAGGGCCCGGACGACGGGCCGCACGAGATCACGGATGTCAGCGCACAAAGGGTGATTCTCTCTTCTGGTTCCCGGCCGGGGGCGTCCTGTTCAGGGGAGCTGTTCCTGGACCCGGAGAGAGCCGAACGGCGGCCGTCCGCCCGGCTCTCCCCGAAACGCCCTCCGGGCGTGGTCACCCGGTGGCCGCGGACGGGTCAGAACTTGCCGAGCGCCCAGTTCCCGCCGGCCGACGGGTTGTCGCTGCGGTAGAACTCCTCGACGCCGCGCTGGTACTCGTCGCGGCTGATGTAGCCGTCACCGTCGCGGTCGAGGTGCTCGAACCCGGCCATGCTGTCCTTCTGCGGGATGCCGATGCTCTGGTCCATCCGCGTCCACTCGGCCTGGCTGATCCGGCCGTCACCGTCGCGGTCGACGACGTCGAAGGACAGCCGGCCGAGCTTGACGGCCTCGTTCATCACCTGGTTGATGTCGGCCGCGCTGATGAACTCGTCCCGGCTGATCCGCTGGTCCCCGTCCGTGTCGAGGGCCTTGCGCAGCGCCTGCCAGACCCGCTCGGCCTCCGAGTGGAAGGCCTGGGCCTGCGGGGTTCCCATGGCGCCCGCCGACTCGGTGATCCTTTCGGCGAAAGCGACGAGGTCCTGCTGCTCGATGAACCCGTTGTGGTCCATGTCGAGCAGTTCGAAATGACGCTGGAGCTTTCGCTCCTGCACGTCCGATGACATGAAATTCCTCCTTCTTGGTGAGTAACCGACCAGGAGCACGAATTTATGCTCCGACTTCATCATTTGGAGATGCTTTCCCCCTGTCAAGAATCGTCCGTCTTACGGCAGATACCCCCGACAAGCATTTTCCCCAATGAAATGAAGAACTGTTTTCCGCGGGTTCCGTGCGGTCACGGCCCGGCGGTGGTACCCGGCGGTAGCGGGAGTACGTGAACGGCGTCGGGGTTCGCCCCCGAGGGCGGATCCGGGATCTCGTAGAGGCCCGGGGCGGCCGCGATCTGCCGGGGAGCCTGTCCGGCGCCCGGCTCCGCGGCGCGCCGCGTCCGGGGACCGGGCTGCGGGTCGGCGGCGTTCTTGGAGGGCCGCAGCCCGATGCACTTGCCGTAGTCCGTGAAGGTCTGGGCTGTCAAGGAGCTGGCGTTCGTGGTGGAGGGGCTGTTCACGGTGACGTTCTGGACCGTGGCGGCGCCCGCGGTGTCGTTGACGCGGAGCGTGCCCTGGGTGCGGACCATGGCGTTCTGGGCCCCGAGGGTGAGGACGTCCTTGGGCTTGAGGGTGATGGTGTACATCATCCGCTCCTGCACCGTCTGGGTGAGCTCCCGGCCGGCCAGTTGACGGAACGCGGCGGCGAACGCGTCCTTGACGCCGACGTGCAGTTCGTCGTGGCCGGTGACCGATCCCCTGGCGGACGAGGCCACTTCCGTCTGGGTCTGGGCCTGGTTCTGCGTCTGGCTCGTGGTCTCGTTGGTCGTTTCCGTGAACTTGTGCGTCTCGGTGTTCGGGCCCTTGTCCTTGGGCGCGGTGTGGTCGATCGTGCCGTTCTTGGAAGTGGACTGATCCCGCTGTGTTCCCGTCACGGTCGTGGTGCCCGTGTTCTGCAGCTTGGCCGACTCGGTGTGCTCCGCGAGGTTTTCACCCCAGACCGTCTTGTCGACGGTTCCCTCGTGAGTCCAGGAACCGGAGATCTCTCCCTCGATGTTGTCGGTGGTGGACGAGGCGAGAGTCACCTCGCGCTCGACCACCATGTCGGCATTCGAGCAGTTGACGATCGCGCTGCCGACGTTGGTGACGGCGCTGAGGTACTCGGTGGGCCCCTGCGCGATCCGGAAGTCGCAATGGGCGGCCCCTTTGCAGGACTTCAGCACGTCCTTCACCGGGACGGGGGCGCCATTGCGAGTCGCCGTCGCGACCGGCATGGCATCACCGTCGGGGAGCGGAACCGGGGGCGGCGCGGCGGTGGACGGGTGCGCGGCGGCGACGGCGGTGGCCAGGGCGAGGACCGCACCACGCCCGTCCCCATCGACAAGCTCAAAGGCACCAAGAGCATCGCCGGCGGTTACGACTTCACCCTCGCCGCCCAGCCCGACAGCTCCGTGCTGACTCTCGGCAACAACGACTACTACCAACTCGGTGACGGCACCAACACCGCCACCACCTCTCGGGACCACACACCGGTCACCGCGCTGCCCGCCAACAGCGGCATCACCCGCGTCGCGACCACGACCGCCGGCAGATCCGCCTTCGCCTACTGACCGGGCGCGGGGCCCGACGCGTACCCCACACGGGTGGCCCGCTCGCGTCGCAGGAGCGGCAGGCCGGGGCGGCCCGCATCCTTGGGCGGGCGGGTACCGCAGGGGACCCGCCGCTCGGTCGAGGAGGCGATGGTCCGTGGTGGAAGCGTGCGACGAGTGGAGTCCCCTCCGTGAGGTCGTGGTCGGTACGGCATACGGGGCGGTGTTCCCGGCAGAGGACCGGCGCATGGTGGAGGCGACGATGCCCGCCGAGCACTGGGACGCCTTCCGACCGGGGCACGCCTATCCACCCGATGTGGTCCTGGAGGCGGATCGGGAGCTTCAGGGGCTCGCCGAGCTGCTGGAGCGGATGGGGTGCCTCGTGCGGCGGCCGCGGCGCGTGCCGTGGGCGGGGCTGGCCGGATACTGCGCGGCGATGCCCAGGGACGCGCTGCTGGTGATGGGTGACCGCGTCATCGAGGCGCCGATGGCGTGGCGCAGCCGCCGCCACGAGCTGCTCGCCTACTGGCCTCTCGTTCAGGAGTGGCGTCGCACCGGTGCGCGCTGGATGCCGTCCGGGGTGGACCTCGACGTGAATCCCGTACGGGAGGGCCCGGTGATCGAGGACAGCTGGGTGATCGGGGAGGCGCGACCGGCCTGGGATGCCGCCGATTTCCTGCGCCTGGGGCCGCGGACCGTCGTCGGGCAGCTCAGCCACGTCACCAACCGGTCCGGCGTCGAGCACCTGCGCCAGCGCCTCGGGCCCGATGTCGCGGTCCATCTCCTGCGCCCGAGAGACCGGCACGCGATGCACATCGACGCGACGCTGTGCCCGCTGAGTGAGCGCCTCGCCCTGTACAACCCGGAGCGGATCGATCCGGGCGATCTTGCGCGGACCCCGCTGGCTGATTGGGAGCTGGTCCCCGCTCCCTGGCCGGATCCCACGCCCGGTCCGCCGCTGTACATGACCAGCGCCTGGCTGAACATGAACCTGCTCGTGGTCGACGACCGGCACGTGGTCGTCGAGGCCGAGGACGTGAAGGTCCAAGAGCTGCTGGCCGCCCTGGGGTTCACCCCGCTGCCGTGTCCCTTCCGCCATGTCCAGGCCCTCGGCGGTTCCTTCCACTGCGCCACCCTCGACGTCCGCCGCGACCGGCACCGGACGGGTCGGTCTTCCGGGTGAGGGGCCCCCACCGCGTACACGGGCCGCGACAACGCCCACAACATCAACATCGACGCCGTGCGGCGGCCGGGCGAGTCGGGCGAGTACGCCGTGGCCGATACGGCGCCGGCCCGGCGGTTCACTGGCCGAGGACCCGCAACGACAGCCGTCAACCGGCCGGAGCCGCGCTGCACGGCCGCCGGCACGGTGCTCATCCGGCCGCCCGGTCTAGGCAGTTGTTGCGGTGCTGGTGGTCGGGGGCTGCTCGGTGGCGCAGTGCAGACACTTGCTCGCCGCCGCGGGCAGGTCTTCCGAGAGGCAGGCGGGGCAGGTCTTGACGGGGTTCCTTCCTGAGCACCCTTATGCCCGGCAGGGTGGGCACAGCGAGCGCAGTGCTCAGCAGCTAAGCGCAGGCTCGGAGGGAGACAGGGGAGCCACGGCGCGATGACGCACGGACGGCCGCAGCCGGGCCGTTCCACCGCCTCACGGGAACTCAGCCGTCGATGGCATCGAGCACCACCCGGGTGACCTGCTCGGGATCGTCGGACATCGGTGAATGCCCGCAGCCCTGGAGCGAGACGTGCCGGGCGCCCGGCAGCAGTCGTGCCGCCCTGAGCGCCTGGTGGGGCGGGGTCATCAGGTCCCGTGTGCCCCAGCCGACCGTGACCGGGACCGGGACCTCGGGGGTGAAGGCCCGGAGCCGGTAGGCGTGCGCCGCGCGCCGCGTCGGCTCGAAGCCGGGCGAGCGGGCCAGGTTGCGCAGCGCGCCCGCGGCTGCCGCCTCGGGGATCCGCCAAGGCCGGGCGACGAGCTGCCAGAAGGCCACGGTGCGCCCGATCGGGTGGCCGGCGATCCAATGGGGGCGTTCGGCGCAGGCTCGGGCCATGGCATGGGCGACGCGGAGCGAACCCAGCGCGTAGGCGGCCTCGGGGCGCGTCCACAGACCGATCGGGGACAGCGCGACGGCGCTCCCGACCGTGCCGCCGCGGGCCAGTTCGAGGGCGACGGCCCCACCCAGGGAGTTCCCCACGACGGGCGGGCGGGTGAGGCCGGCGCCGGGGAGCCACTCCGCGACGGCGGCGGCCAGCGCCTCGACGGTCGGCGTGGTCCCTTCGGGCAGCGCGGGGCTGTCGCCGAAGCCTGGGAGGTCGACGGCCACCACCTCGTGCTCGCGGGCGAGGCGCTCCAGGACAGGCCCCCAGCCGTCCCGGTCGAGCTGGAGGACGACCAGCAGGGGCGGCCCGCTGCCGAGCCGCCGCGATGTCAGTGCCATGTCCGGCATATCCGCAGCGTAGGAGGACGGCCCAGGACGCGCACCCGCACACGGAAGCGCGAGTCGGCGTCCGCCCGAACGGTTCGGCGGGCAGCCGGGAACCCCCACACCTAGGCTGGACAGCGGGAACATCCCTGTCTCGGGGCCCCTCGGGATGGAGGGCGCGATGCTACGGACACCGGTGTGCGGAGTACTGGGCATCGAGGTGCCGATCGTGCAGGGGCCGCTCGGCGGGCCCTGGCAACAGGGCATGCGGCTCGCCGCGGCCGTCAGCGACGCCGGTGCGCTGGGCAGCATTCCCACCACCCTGCGCACTCCGTCGCAGGTCCGTGACGACGCGCGCCGGCTGCGCGACCTCACCGACCGGCCGTTCGCGCTGAATATGACCAGGCGCCCGTACGACCCCGAGGTCTTCGACGCGGTGATCGCCGAGGCCCCACCGGTGTTCTCCTTCGCGCTCGGCGAGCCGGACGACCTGGTGGCCCGTGTCCACGACGTCGGCGCGATCTTCCTGCAGCAGGTGACGACGGTCGAGCAGGCGGAGCGCGCGGCCGAGGCCGGCGTGGACGTGATCAGCGCGCAGGGCACCGAATCCGGCGGGTTCTGCGGCGATGTCAGCACGATGGCGCTGGTGCCGCAGGTCGTCGACGCGGTCCGGCCGTTGCCGGTGCTCGCCTCCGGCGGCATAGCCGACGGCCGGGGCATCGCCGCGGCACTGGCCCTGGGGGCACAGGGCGTGAACATCGGCACCCGGTTCCTGGCCTCGACCGAATGCGAGGTCAGCGACGACTGGAAGGCGGCCATCGTCTCCGCCGCAAGCCAGGACGCCGTCAAAGTGGTGTTCGTCGACCAGATTCTGCCCCCGCCGACCGAGCGCGGTTTCACGACCGTCCCGCGGTCACTGCGCACCCGGTTCGTCGAGGAGGGGAACGCCCGCCCCGAAGCGGCCGCCGCGCGGGCCGAGGCGTTGCGCACCCGGGTGATGACCTCGATGCGCGACGGCACCGCGCACGAACTCATCCCGCTGACGGGCCAGACCGCCGGCCTCGTCCGCGACATCGCCCCGGCCGCCGAACTCGTCCACCGGCTGATCACCGAGGCGGAGGCGACGCTCCGCGCTCTCGCCGACCTGGTGTCGGAGAAGAACGACGCCGACGCACCCAGGTGAAGGCCGCCTACGAGGCGGCTCGGTCGGTTCTGCGGCCCCGTACGCACAGGCCCGGGCCGTGAGCGTGCCGCAGACGTCCGGCTCCCGGGGGAGCGGTCGACCCTGGTCAGGGCGAAGCCGGCGGCGAGGCCGGCGGCGAGGGTGGTCCTCCGGGCACGAGACAGTCGGTGACGGCGGGTGCGTCTGCTCACGCGGTGTCCGTGGCGGGGTGGGGCCAGGCGGCTTCGCGCAGCAGGCGCAGGCCGTTGAGGCCGACGATGACGGTGGAGCCTTCGTGACCGGCGACGCCGAGGGGCAGGGGCAGCGTGCCGATCAGGTCCCAGGCGACCAGGACCGTGATGAACGTGCCGGCGATGGCCAGGTTCTGGATGACGAGGCGGCGTGCGGTGCGGGAGAGCTGCACGATCGACGGGATGGTGGCGAGTTCGTCGCGGACGACGACGGCGTCGGCGGTCTCCAGGGCGAGCGCGGAGCCGGCCTTGCCCATCGCGATGCCGGAGTGCGCGGCGGCCAGGGCGGGGGCGTCGTTGACGCCGTCGCCGACGACCAGGACCTTGCGTCCCTGGGCCTCCCACTCCTTGACGGCCGTCACCTTGTCCTGGGGCAGCAGGTGGGCGCGGACGTCGGTGATGCCGACCTCGGCGGCCAGGCGCCGGGCGGCGCGTTCGTTGTCGCCGGTCAGCAGGACGGGCGTGCGG from Streptomyces fradiae includes:
- a CDS encoding amidinotransferase: MVEATMPAEHWDAFRPGHAYPPDVVLEADRELQGLAELLERMGCLVRRPRRVPWAGLAGYCAAMPRDALLVMGDRVIEAPMAWRSRRHELLAYWPLVQEWRRTGARWMPSGVDLDVNPVREGPVIEDSWVIGEARPAWDAADFLRLGPRTVVGQLSHVTNRSGVEHLRQRLGPDVAVHLLRPRDRHAMHIDATLCPLSERLALYNPERIDPGDLARTPLADWELVPAPWPDPTPGPPLYMTSAWLNMNLLVVDDRHVVVEAEDVKVQELLAALGFTPLPCPFRHVQALGGSFHCATLDVRRDRHRTGRSSG
- a CDS encoding alpha/beta fold hydrolase translates to MALTSRRLGSGPPLLVVLQLDRDGWGPVLERLAREHEVVAVDLPGFGDSPALPEGTTPTVEALAAAVAEWLPGAGLTRPPVVGNSLGGAVALELARGGTVGSAVALSPIGLWTRPEAAYALGSLRVAHAMARACAERPHWIAGHPIGRTVAFWQLVARPWRIPEAAAAGALRNLARSPGFEPTRRAAHAYRLRAFTPEVPVPVTVGWGTRDLMTPPHQALRAARLLPGARHVSLQGCGHSPMSDDPEQVTRVVLDAIDG
- a CDS encoding NAD(P)H-dependent flavin oxidoreductase, translated to MLRTPVCGVLGIEVPIVQGPLGGPWQQGMRLAAAVSDAGALGSIPTTLRTPSQVRDDARRLRDLTDRPFALNMTRRPYDPEVFDAVIAEAPPVFSFALGEPDDLVARVHDVGAIFLQQVTTVEQAERAAEAGVDVISAQGTESGGFCGDVSTMALVPQVVDAVRPLPVLASGGIADGRGIAAALALGAQGVNIGTRFLASTECEVSDDWKAAIVSAASQDAVKVVFVDQILPPPTERGFTTVPRSLRTRFVEEGNARPEAAAARAEALRTRVMTSMRDGTAHELIPLTGQTAGLVRDIAPAAELVHRLITEAEATLRALADLVSEKNDADAPR